A single window of Sphingobacteriales bacterium DNA harbors:
- a CDS encoding 50S ribosomal protein L9, whose product MEIILLQDVDKLGLKFDVVNVKPGYGRNYLIPKGLAKVANTSNKKHLEEILKQRSAKIAKLTEEMKQLAEKLVASKITVGAKAGTSGKLFGSVTNIQVSDALKNQFNLEVDRKKIQILGEVKELGTYKANVSLYKEIMAEIQFEVVAE is encoded by the coding sequence ATGGAAATTATATTATTACAAGATGTTGACAAATTAGGGTTGAAATTTGACGTAGTGAACGTAAAACCTGGCTACGGAAGAAACTATTTAATACCTAAAGGTTTAGCTAAAGTGGCTAACACATCAAATAAAAAACATTTAGAAGAAATACTAAAACAACGCTCTGCTAAGATTGCTAAATTGACTGAAGAAATGAAGCAATTAGCTGAAAAATTAGTTGCATCTAAAATTACAGTTGGTGCAAAAGCTGGTACTAGCGGAAAATTGTTTGGTAGTGTTACTAATATCCAAGTTTCTGATGCACTTAAAAATCAATTTAATTTAGAAGTTGATAGAAAGAAAATCCAAATACTTGGTGAAGTAAAAGAATTAGGTACATACAAAGCAAACGTAAGTTTGTACAAAGAAATTATGGCTGAAATTCAATTTGAAGTTGTTGCTGAATAA
- a CDS encoding 30S ribosomal protein S6 produces MNNYETVFITTPVLSKEEYTRTVKKYTDFIEKNGGELVSKEDWGIKQLAYPIQKKTTGFYTLLDFKLDPLLVKKFEVEFRRDENVMRFLTTKLDKHALAYSVQRREKHSNKTQKTEA; encoded by the coding sequence ATGAACAATTACGAAACGGTTTTTATTACAACGCCCGTACTTTCTAAAGAAGAGTACACAAGAACCGTAAAGAAGTACACCGACTTCATTGAAAAAAACGGCGGCGAGCTTGTAAGCAAAGAAGATTGGGGAATTAAGCAATTAGCTTATCCAATCCAAAAGAAAACAACAGGGTTTTACACTTTGTTAGATTTTAAACTTGACCCACTTTTGGTGAAAAAGTTTGAAGTTGAATTTAGAAGAGATGAAAATGTAATGCGTTTTCTAACTACTAAATTAGACAAACATGCATTGGCTTATTCAGTGCAAAGAAGAGAAAAACATAGTAACAAAACTCAAAAAACGGAGGCTTAA